In Macaca fascicularis isolate 582-1 chromosome X, T2T-MFA8v1.1, one DNA window encodes the following:
- the LOC102120982 gene encoding LOW QUALITY PROTEIN: putative ferritin heavy polypeptide-like 19 (The sequence of the model RefSeq protein was modified relative to this genomic sequence to represent the inferred CDS: substituted 1 base at 1 genomic stop codon) — protein sequence MAFYFDRDDVALESFSCYFLRQWHEKREHAQELMRLQNLRGGRICLSDIRKPERQGWEGGLKAMECAFHLEKKVNKSLLELHQLAKQNGDPHLCNFLENHFLNQQAKTIKELGGYLSNLRKMGAPPAAGLAEYLFDKLTLGRSQKDTXAQRGPAATGCLPRVRPPGGASMLPFQNVLFSFLLSVLPLLAIKLCILKAIKVSS from the coding sequence ATGGCCTTCTACTTCGACCGGGACGACGTGGCCCTGGAGAGCTTCAGCTGCTATTTCCTGCGCCAGTGGCACGAGAAGAGGGAGCACGCCCAGGAGCTGATGAGGCTGCAGAACCTGCGCGGTGGCCGCATCTGCCTTAGCGACATCAGGAAGCCAGAGCGCCAAGGTTGGGAGGGCGGGCTCAAGGCCATGGAGTGTGCCTTCCACCTGGAGAAGAAAGTCAACAAGAGTCTCCTGGAGCTGCACCAGCTAGCCAAGCAGAACGGCGATCCCCACCTGTGCAACTTCCTGGAGAACCACTTCCTGAACCAGCAGGCCAAGACCATCAAAGAGCTGGGTGGCTACCTGAGCAACCTGCGCAAGATGGGGGCCCCTCCGGCAGCAGGCCTGGCAGAGTACCTCTTTGACAAGCTCACCCTGGGCCGCAGCCAGAAagacacttgagcccagaggggCCCCGCAGCCACGGGGTGCCTTCCCCGGGTACGGCCACCAGGCGGGGCGTCCATGTTGCCCTTTCAGAACGttctcttcagttttctcctctcAGTTTTACCGTTGTTGGCAATAAAGTTATGTATTCTCAAAGCAATAAAGGTGTCCAGCTGA